DNA from Daucus carota subsp. sativus chromosome 1, DH1 v3.0, whole genome shotgun sequence:
AGACGTGATCCAAGCGGGTTCAAGTGCCTGAAGAGCATATTTACCAAAAGAAATATGATTACCTCGATAAGATATTCCCTTCATTCTTCCTCTATGTTGTTTACGGAATCTGGTTCTTTTGGGGTTATAGTTGATGGTTGGTTCTGAATTCCATCTCTACTACAGAACTGGACATGAGAGTTTCTTCTCATCCAGCTCCTCGCGAAtaatcaaattttcaaaatgtcTATTATCATTTGTATATCTTGCTTTTTTAGCTAActaaacatattaattttttttttattttaatatagtattattattttatttttttctttttatcctATTGGATTGAGCAAAAATTATCAATCCAAGAAGATAAAGTTTTCACGGGCGAATATTGACTCTTTTCGTCGCTATTTTAGTTGTAGGGTTAACTCATGACTTTTCTTTTCCCAATAGATGAAAGAACTAGTCTCTGGTTTGTTTCGCCATCCCGATCAATGAGTCTTATTTCAATAGATTTGAATTCACAGGTTCCATCGTTCCCATCGCTTCTTACTTAATGGTTAGGTCTTATTTCTACAATGGAgctcataattaaattttttcttgagCCGATTTTCTTAGTCTTTATTGGCTTGAAgctcttattttttttgttctatgaACGGATTCGTTTTGTTTTTTATGAATCCATATTGATTGATGCTTTATATTACATTGCTTTTTTATGAGACTTTATGAGATGACTCATAAACCTTACATATTGGATGGAATTTTATATCGTTGTTTTTTCTCCCCTTCTTTCACCCTCCCGTTTATCCAcatctttcttcttctcttcACAACTTAGAatcatattttttcttttgtttatgcAAAAAAGATTTCAGTTGCTACAGTGATATGACTGATATATCATATCTTGACTGTTTTTTGGATCCAGATAATGTGAAGTGATGAGTTGGTTATTAGTTCTATAGTTATAGTTATTTGTTTATACAAAAAAGCtggtcttttttttttctttaatcctAACCCTAAAAAACCAACGAGTCGCACACTAAGCATAGCGATTATTTCAAAAGGTCAATCGAATTTTTATTGAACCTCATAGAATTAGAATAGTTCattttggttttgttttgattgaacataaaaaagtaactattttttttgttctagtACTGGATCGAAGGGAAAGACAAGTAAAGTTTTATTATTCCCCGTCTAAAAATATCCAAATTTTAATGCCTAAAACTCCATATAGTTCGAACTGTATAAGAACAATAATCTATTTTAGCTCGAATGGTTTGAAGGGGAACCCTGCCCTCTCTGATCCATTCGACACGCGCAATTTCTTTTCCGTCGATACGTCCTGAAATTTGTACTTGAATTCCTTTTGTATCTGCTTGTTCAGTTAATTCAATAGCCTTTTTCATTGCTTTTCGAAAAGAAACTCTATTCTTTAATTGGCCGGCTATAAATTCTGCAAGAATATTAGGGCTTCCGTAAGGTTTTGCAATTCTTGTGATAGTAATGTTAAGTTTTCGGTTGACACAATTaaattctttttgtaaattcaTCTGCAATTTTTCGATTCCTCCCGGTCGATTTTCTATTAATAACTTTGGGAATCCCATATAGATAATGACCTGGATCAGATCGATTCGTTTGTGAATTTCTATACGTGCAATTCCCTCGACGCCAGAggaaattttcagatttttttgtaCATAATTCTTAATAAAATCTCTTATTTTTTGATCTTCTTGTAGACCTTCGGAATAATTTTTTGGTTGTGTAAACCAAAGGGAATGATGACTTTGGGTTGTACCAAGTCTGAAACCAAGTGGATTTATTTTTTGTCCCATATCCCCCCATTAGTATACATATCATGATATGACATAGCTGTATACTTCTTTTTTGATTGAAGTTTTTTTGAGCATCTGAAAGAGTCTATAAAGTCTACCCCTAGATATTGATATTCATCTAATGATATATCTTTCACTACAATAGCTATATGGCAAGTAGGTCTTTTTATCGTAAAACTACGCCCTCGAGCTCGAGGTTTTAATTTTTTCGTGGCAGTACCCTCGCTGACTTCAGCtttactaataactaaattggATTCGTTGGAATCCATATTGTAATTAGCATTTGCTGCTGCAGAGTAAACCAATTTCAAAATGGGATAACATGCGCGATAAGGCATGAGTTCTAGTATCATAAGTGTTTCTTCGTATGACCGTCCACGAATTTGATCAACCACTCTTCTTGCTTTGTGAGCAGACATAGATATATGTTGACCTAAAGCGTATACTTCGGTTTTTATCTTCGTTAACTTCTTTAACATAAATAGAAAAATTGCCTCCTACTAATGAATTATAagcatatatctttttttttactttcttttcttAACGACGAGATCTATTATCGCTTTTTGCGTGTCCTCGGAAATTTAAAGTAGGTGCAAATTCTCCCAATTTGTGGCCTACCATACGATCGGTTATATAAATAGGTAAATGTTCCTTTCCATTATGGATAGCAATGGTATGGCCGATCATTGTGGGTATAATGGTAGATGCCCGAGACcaagttattattatttctttttctgCTTTTGTGTTAAGGTTAtcaatttttcttaataaacgATTTGCTACAAAAGGGTTTTTTTTTAGTGAACGTGTCACAGCTTactcctattttttttttttttttgtaaaaaagaagaaataaattctATTTTCTCTCCTATTTACTACGGCGACGAAGAATCAAATTATCACTATATTTATTCCTTTTTCTACTTCTTCTCCCAAGTGCAGGATAACCCCAAGGGGTTGTGGGTTTTTTTCTCCCAATTGGGGCCCTACCTTCACCACCCCCGTGTGGATGGTCTACAGGATTCATAACGACTCCTCTTACTACAGGACGCTTACCTAGCCAACGCTTAGATCCGGCTCTACCCAAACTTTTCTGGTTCACCCCAACATTCCCCACTTGTCCGACCGTTGCTGAGCAGTTTTTGGATATCAAACGGACCTCCCCAGAAGGTAATTTTAATGTGGCCGATTTCCCCTCTTTTGCAATCAGTTTCGCTACAGCACCCGCTGCTCTAGCTAATTGTCCACCCCTTCCACGTGTGATTTCTATGTTATGTATGGCCGTGCCTAAGGGCATATCGGTTGAAGTAGATTCTTCTTTTTGATCAATCAAAACCCCTTCCCAAACTGTACAAGCTTCTTCCAAAGCATACGGCTTTCTGGATGTAGATGATATCTATACAGATGGATCTTATATATCCTACAATGAAGTACCACACGGGTGGATATCCAAATCTGCCGAATCACTCATGTTATGATCTTCTACATCCTAGGTCTTCCCATTCCGTCATCTGGCTTATGTTCTTCATGTAGCATTCAGACCGAATGAATCTATGAAATTACGTTGATACTTCCACATATTATGGGTAACGTAGGAGACATCTCTATTTTCCCCCGGGGAATCTTTAGAATTACCACTGCTTAGCTTTCAATTTGCCTCTGACCATCAAATGAAATGTGAATAACCCGTCCTCTTCTTTTTTAAAGAAGAAGCGCTTCCGGTTCTGTCGGTGCTTGAAACAATTGTGTCTTCTCCATATTACTATATCTCTAGAgtcaataattttatatgagGAACTACTGAACTCAATCACTTGCTGCCGTTACTCTTCAGTTTTCTGTTGAGGTCTATCCTGTAGAGGTACTCAAATTGGATCAGTGATCGATTTCTAGGTTTCGTCGTAAACCTAATTGGTTACTTCCAATTACGTATATCAATAGTTCAAACCGCACTCAAAGGTAGGGCATTTCCCATTTTTATAGGAACTTCTGTACCAGAAACAATGGTATCTCCAATTATAGCCCCTCTGGGATGTAAAATATATCTCTTCTCACCATCCCCATAGTGTATGAGACAGATGTATGCATTTCGATTAGGGTCGTATTCTATGGTTACGATTCTACCATATATGTCTTTTTCATTCCGTCGAAAATCTATTTTACGGTATAGACGCTTATGACCTCCCCCTCTATGCCCTGCGGTAATGATTCCTCTGGCATTACGACCTTTCCCACAACGATGCTGTCCATAGATCAAATTATTTCGTGGATTGGATTTCACTCGACTGTCTACGGTTCGATTGCGTGTGCTCGGGGTAGAAGTTTTGTATAAATGTATCGCCATGCTATTAAGTATTTTGATTTAAGTTCTTTTCTTTCTAAGAGGTGGAATAGAATAACCCGGTTGAAGCGTAATGATCATACGTCTGTAATGCATTGTCTGTCCCATAATAGGTCCCATTCTTCTACCCTTTCCCGGAAGTCGATGACTATTCATAGCTATTACCTTGACACCAAAGAAGAGTTCGACCCAATGCTTTATTTCTGTCCTAGTTGATCCTGATTCGACATtagaagtatattgatttttccCCAATAACCGAATACTTTTGTCTGTAAATACTGCATATTTGATTCCatccataaatatattttcttcccTATGAGTTCTAGTCTCAATAAGAATGCTAGTTCTTACTGTTCATATATTATGATATGAATATACCACACTAATTCGTTATGTATGGATGATGAGATTCCATTGATACAGAGCCAATTCCAATAGACTTATTGGAGGGTCCCATTGGCGTGCATCCAGTAGGAATTGAACCTACGAATTCGCCAATTATGAGTTGGGCGCTTTAACCATTCAGCCATGGATGCTTAGCGGGGATCCTCGTACATGGTGAATAACCAAATTCCAATTGAAACGAAATCTTTAGAATAAATCAATGCAATTTAGGAGGAATCAATGAAAGGACATCAattcaaattctggattttcgaATTAAGAGAGAtattgagagagatcaagaattCTCACTATTTCTTAGATTCATGGACCCAATTCAATTCAGTGGGATCTTTCATTCACATTTTTTTCCACCAAGAACATTTTATAAAACTTTTTGACCCCCGAATTTGGAGTATCCTACTTTCACGCAATTCGCAGGGTTCAACAAGCAATCGATATTTCACGATCAAGGGTGTAGTAATACTCTTTGTAGTAGCGGTCCTTATATATCGTATTAACAGTCGAAATATGGTcgaaagaaaaaatttatatttgatagGACTTCTTCCTATACCTATGAATTCCATTGGACCCAGAAATGATACATTGGAAGAATCCGTCGGGTCTTCCAATATCAATAGGTTGATTGTTTCCCTCCTGTATCTTCCAAAAGGAAAAAAGATCTCTGAGAGTTGTTTCCTGAATCCGAAAGAGAGTACTTGGGTTCTCCCAATAACTAAAAAGTGTAGCATGCCTGAATCTAACTGGGGTTCGCGGTGGTGGAGGAACTGGATCGGAAAAAAGAGGGATTCTAGCCAATTGAAAGGATCTTCTGATCAATCCAGAGATCCTTTGGATTCCATTAGTAATGAGGATTCGGAATATCACACATTGATCAATCAAAGAAAGATTCAACAACTAAAAGAAAGATCGATTCTTTGGGATCCTTCCTTTCTTCAAACGGAACGAACAGAGATAGAATCAGACCGATTCCCGAAAAGCCTTTCTGGATATTCCTCAATGTCCCGGCTATTCACGGAACGTGAGAAGCAGGTGATTAATCATCTGCTTCCGGAAGAAATCGAAGAATTTCTTGGGAATCCTACAAGATCCGTTCGTTCTTTTTTCTCTGACAGATGGTCAGAACTTCATCTGGGTTCGAATCCTACTGAGAGGTCCACTAGAGATCATAAATTGTTGAAGAAACAACAAGATCTTTCTTTTGTCCCTTCGAGGCGGTCGGAAAAGAAAGAAATGGTTAATATATTCAAGATAATtacatatttacaaaataccGTCTCAATTCATCCTATTTCATCATATCCGGGATGTGATATGGTTCCGAAGGATGAACCGGATATGGACAGTTCCAATAAGATTTCATTCTTGaacaaaaatccatttcttgatttatttcatCTATTTCATGACCGGAACATGGGAGGATACACGTTACACCATGATTTTGAATCAGAAGAGAGATTTCAAGAAATGGCAGATTTATTCACTCTATCAATAACCGAGCCGGATCTGGTGTATCATAAGGGATTTGCCTTTTCTATTGATTCCTACGGATTGGATCAAAAACAATTCTTGAATGAGGTATTCAACTCTAGGGATGAAtcgaaaaaaaaatctttattgGCTCTACCTCCTTTTTTTTATGAAGAGAATGAATCTTTTTATCGAAGGATCATAAAAAAATGGGTCCGGATCTCCTGCGGAAATGATTTGGAAGatccaaaaccaaaaaaaatggTATTTGCTAGCAACAACCTAAATGTATTGAATCGATTCTTTTTAATGAATAGATCCGATCGCAACTTCGAATATGGAATTCAAAGGGATCAAATAGGAAAGGATACTCTGAATCATAGAACTAGAATGAAATATATGATCAACCAACATTTATCGAATTTGAAAAAGAGTCAGAAGAGATGGTTCGATCCTCTTATTTTGATTTCTCGAACCGAGAGATCCACGAATCGGGATCCTGATGCATATAGATACAAATGGTCCAATGGGAGCAATAATTTCCAGGAACATTTGGACCATTTCGTTTCTGAGCGGAAGAGCCGTTTTCGAGTAGTGTTCGATCGATTACGTATTAATCAATATTCGATTGATTGGTCTGAGGTTATCGACAAAAAAGGTTTGTCTAAGCCATTTCGTTTCTTTTTGTCCAAGTCACTTCTTTTTTTGTCCAAGTCACTTCTTTTTTTGTCcaagtttcttttctttttgtctaaCTCACTTCCTTTTTTCTTTGTGAGTTTCGGGAATATCCCCATTCATAGGTCCGAGATCTACATCTATGAATTGAAAGGTCCGAATGATCAACTCTGCAATCAGTTGTTAGAATCAATAGGTCTTCAAATCGTTcatttgaaaaaattgaaaccCTTCTTATTGGATGATCATGATACTTCCCAAAAATCGAAATTCTTGATCAATGGAGGAACAATATCACCGTTTTTGTTCAATAAGATACCAAAGTGGATGATTTACTCATTCCATACTAGAAATAATCGTAGGAAATCCTTTGCTAACACGGATTCCTATTTCTCAACGATATTTCACGATCAAGACTATTGGCTGAATCCCGTGAAACCATTTCATAGAAGTTCATtgatatcttctttttataaagCAAATCAACTTCGATTCTTGAATAATCCACATCACTTCTGCTTCTATTGTAATAAAAGATTCCCTTTTTATGTGGAAAAGGCCCGTATCAATAATTCTGATTTTACGTATGGACAATTCCTCAATATCTTGTTCATTCACAACAAAATTTTTTCTTTGTGCGTCggtaaaaaaaaacatgcttTTTGGGGGAGAGATACTATTTCACCAATCGAGTCACGGGTATCTAACATATTCATACCTAACGATTTTCCACAAGGTGGTGGTGACGAAACGTATAACTTGTACAAATCTTCCCATTTTCCAAGTCGATCCGATCCATTCGTTCGTAGAGCTATTTACTCGATCGCAGACATTTCTGGAACACCTCTAACAGAGGGACAGATAGTCAATTTTGAAAGAACTTATTGTCAACCTCTTTCAGATCTGAATCTATCTGATTCAGAAGGGAAGAACTCGCATCAGTATCTCAATTTCAATTCAAACATGGGTTTGATTCACACTCCATGTTCTGAGAAATATTTACCATCCGAAAAGAGGAAAAACCGGAGTCTTTTTCTAAAGAAATACGTTGAGAAAGGGCAGATGTATAGAACCTTTCAACGAGATAGTGCTTTTTCAACTCTCTCAAAATGGAATCTATTCCAAACATATATACCATGGTTCCTTACTTCGACAGGGCACAAATATCTAAATTGGATATTTTTAGATACTTTTTCAGGCCTATTGCCGATACACCTATTGCCGATACACCGATTGCCAATACTAAGTAGCAGTCAAAAATTTGTATCCATTTTTCATGATATTATGCATGTATTAGATATATCCTGGCGAATTCTTCAGAAAAAGTTGGGTCTTCCACAACGGAATCCGATACGTAAGATTTCGAGTAAGTGTTTACATAATCTTCTTCTGTCCGAAGAAATGATTCATCGAAATAATGAGTCGCCGTTGATATCGACACACCTGAGATCGCCAAATGTTCGGGAGTTCCTCTATTCAatccttttccttcttcttGTTGCTGGATATCTCGTTCGTACACATCTTATCTTTGTTTCCCGGGCCTCTAGTGAGTTACAGATAGAGTTTGAAAAGGTCAAATCTTTGATGATTTCATCATATATGATTGAGTTGCGAAAACTTCTGGATAGGTATCCTACATCTGAACCGAATTCTTTCTGGTTAAAGAATCTCTTTCTAGTTGCTCTGGAACAATTAGGAGATTCTCTAGAAGAAATATGGGGTTTTGCTTCTGGCGGCAACATGCTATTGGGTGGTGATTCCGCTTATGGGGTCAAATCAATACGTTCTAAGaagaaatatttgaatatcaatCTCATCGATCTCATAAGTATCATACCAAATCCCATCAGTCGAATCACTTTTTCGAGAAATACGAGACATCTAAGTCATACAAGTAAAGAGATCTATTCAttgataagaaaaagaaaaaatgtgAACGGGGATTGGATTGATGATAAAATCGAATCCTGGGTCGCAAACAGTGATTCGATTGATGATGAAGAAAGAGAATTCTTGGTTCAGCTCTCCACCTTAACGACAGAAAAAAGGATTGATCAAATTCTATTGAGTCTGACTCATAGTGATCATTTATCAAAGAATGACTCTGGCTATCAAATGATTGAACAACGGGGAGCAATTTACTTACGATACTTAGTTGACATTCATAAAAAGTATCTAATGAATTATGAGTTCAATACATCCTGTTTAGCAGAAAGACGGATATTCCTTGCTCATTATCAGACAATCACTTATTCACAAACCTCGTGTGGGGCTAATAGTTTTCATTTGCCATCTCATGGAAAACCCTTTTCGCTCCGCTTAGCCTTATCCCCCTCTAGGGGTATTTTAGTGATAGGTTCTATAGGAACTGGACGATCCTATTTGGTCAAATACCTAGCGACAAACTCCTATGTTCCTTTCATTACGGTATTTCTGAACAAGTTCCTGGATAATCTTAGTGAGGATATTGATGCTAGTGAGGATATTGATGCTAGTGAGGATATTGATGCTAGTGAGGATATTGATGCTAGTGACGATATCGATCGTGACCTTCATACGGAGCTGGAATTGCTAACTATGGATATGATGTCGGAAAAAGATCGATTTTATATCACCCTTCAATTCGAATTAGCAAAAGCAATGTCTCCTTGCATAATATGGATTCCAAACATTCATGATCTGGATGTGAATGAGTCAAATTACTTCTCCCTCGGTCTATTAGTGAACCATCTCTCCAGGGATTGTGAAAGGTGTTCCACTAGAAATATTCTTGTTATTGCTTCGACTCATATTCCCCAAAAAGTGGATCCCGCTCTAATAGCTCCGAATAAATTAAATACGTGCATTAAGATACGAAGGCTTCTTATTCCACAACAACGAAAGCACTTTTTCACCCTTTCATATACTAGGGGATTTCGCTTGGAAAAGAAAATGTTCCATACTAATGGATTCGGGTCCATAACCATGGGTTCCAATGCACGAGATCTTGTAGCACTTACCAATGAGGCCCTGTCGATTAGTATTACACAGAAGAAATCAATTATAGACACTAATACAATTAGATCCGCTTTTCATAGACAAACTTGGGATTTGCGATCCCAGGTAAGATCGGTTCAGGATCATGGGATCCTTTTCTATCAGATCGGAAGGGCTGTAGCACAAAATGTACTTCTAAGTAATTGCCCCATAGATcctatatctatctatattaaGAAGAAATCATGTAACGAAGGGGATTCCTATTTGTACAAATGGTACTTCGAACTTGGAACTAGCATGAAGAAATTAACGATACTTCTTTATCTTTTGAGTTGTTCCGCCGGATCGGTCGCTCAAGATCTTTGGTCTCTACCCGGACCCGATGAAAGAAATGGGATCACTTCTTATGGACTCGTTGAGAATGATTCTGATCTAGTTCATGGCCTATTACAAGTAGAAGGCGCTCTGGTGGGATCCTCGCGGACAGAAAAAGATTGCAGTCAGTTTGATAATGATCGAGTGACATTGCTTCTTCGGCCCGAACCAAGGAATCCCTTAGATATGATGCAAAACGGATCTTGTTCTATCCTTGATCAGAGATTTCTCTATGAAAAAAACGAATCGGAGTTTGAAGAAGGGGAAGGGGCTCTCGACCCGCAACAGATAGAGGAGGATTTATTTAATCACATAGTTTGGGCTCCTAGAATATGGCACCCTTGGGGCATTCTATTTGATTGTATCGAAAGGCCCAATGAATTGGGATTTCCCTATTGGTCCAGGTCATTTCGGGGCAAGCGGATCCTTTATGATGAAGAGGATGAGCTTCAAGAGAATGATTCGGAGTTCTTGCAGAGTGGAACCATGCAGTACCAGACACGAGATAGATCTTCCAAAGAACAAGGCTTTTTTCGAATAAGCCAATTCATTTGGGACCCTGCAGATCCACTCTTTGTCCTATTCAAAGATCAGTCCTCTGTCTCTGTGTTTTCACATCGAGAATTATTTGCAGATGAAGAGATGTCAAAGGGGCTTCTTACTTCCCAAACAGATCCTCCTACATCTATATATAAACGCTGGTTTATCAAGAAGACGCAAGAAAAGCACTTTGAATTGTTGATTAATCGCCAGAGATGGTTTAGAACCACTAGTTCATTATCTAATGGATCTTTCCGTTCTAATACTCTATCCGAGAGTTATCAGTATTTATCAAATCTATTCCTATCTAACGGAACTCTATTGGATCAAATGACAAAGACATTATTGAGAAAAAGATGGCTTTTCCCGGATGAAATGAAAATTGGATTCATGGAACAGGAGAAAGATTTCCCATTCCTTAGCCGGAAAGTTATGTGGCCATGAAAGGGGGGATTAAGTGGAACAGAATTTACTGGGTGGTAGAGTCGCGGAAACGCTTGTTTCTTCCATATTTGGACCTTAGCTCCCTGGAACAATAGGCTACTGCTGAAACACGGAAGAATTGAAATATTAGATCAAAACACTCTGTATGGATGGTATGAACTGCCTAAACAAGAATTCTTGAACAGCGAACAACCAGTTCATATATTCACGACCAAGAAAAAAAGTACTGGATTTTCTTTCGGATAGGCCCTGAAAGCGAAGGAAGGCTGGAATGCCAACAGGCGTCTATTATTGAATTCACCCGACCCGATAGTACCCATTTTGGGAACGTCCAGTGCCAAAAGTCACTGAATGGGTAAATCGCCAATCCCCCCATTCTATATATAAACGCTGGTTCATTAGATAGAGAAGATCACCAAGATTTAGTGACAAGATTTAGTGATCTGCTGCCGAACTTATTCAAATTCCAAGAGCTCGGATCGGAATCGGTATTGATATACCGATTCCGATCCGAGCTCTTGGAATTTGAATAAGTTCGGCAGCAGATCACTAAATCTTGTCACTAAATCTTGGTGATCTTCTCTATCTAATGAACCAGCGTTTATATATAGAATGGGGGGATTGGCGATTTACCCATTCAGTGACTTTTGGCACTGGACGTTCCCAAAATGGGTACTATCGGGTCGGGTGAATTCAATAATAGACGCCTGTTGGCATTCCAGCCTTCCTTCGCTTTCAGGGCCTATCCGAAAGAAAATCCAGTACTTTTTTTCTTGGTCGTGAATATATGAACTGGTTGTTCGCTGTTCAAGAATTCTTGTTTAGGCAGTTCATACCATCCATACAGAGTGTTTTGATCTAATATTTCAATTCTTCCGTGTTTCAGCAGTAGCCTATTGTTCCAGGGAGCTAAGGTCCAAAATATGGAAGAAACAAGCGTTTCCGCGACTCTACCACCCAGTAAATTCTGTTCCACTTAATCCCCCCTTTCATGGCCACATAACTTTCCGGCTAAGGAATGGGAAATCTTTCTCCTGTTCCATGAATCCAATTTTCATTTCATCCGGGAAAAGCCATCTTTTTCTCAATAATGTCTTTGTCATTTGATCCAATAGAGTTCCGTTAGATAGGAATAGATTTGATAAATACTGATAACTCTCGGATAGAGTATTAGAACGGAAAGATCCATTAGATAATGAACTAGTGGTTCTAAACCATCTCTGGCGATTAATCAACAATTCAAAGTGCTTTTCTTGCGTCTTCTTGATAAACCAGCGTTTATATATAGATGTAGGAGGATCTGTTTGGGAAGTAAGAAGCCCCTTTGACATCTCTTCATCTGCAAATAATTCTCGATGTGAAAACACAGAGACAGAGGACTGATCTTTGAATAGGACAAAGAGTGGATCTGCAGGGTCCCAAATGAATTGGCTTATTCGAAAAAAGCCTTGTTCTTTGGAAGATCTATCTCGTGTCTGGTACTGCATGGTTCCACTCTGCAAGAACTCCGAATCATTCTCTTGAAGCTCATCCTCTTCATCATAAAGGATCCGCTTGCCCCGAAATGACCTGGACCAATAGGGAAATCCCAATTCATTGGGCCTTTCGATACAATCAAATAGAATGCCCCAAGGGTGCCATATTCTAGGAGCCCAAACTATGTGATTAAATAAATCCTCCTCTATCTGTTGCGGGTCGAGAGCCCCTTCCCCTTCTTCAAACTCCGATTCGTTTTTTTCATAGAGAAATCTCTGATCAAGGATAGAACAAGATCCGTTTTGCATCATATCTAAGGGATTCCTTGGTTCGGGCCGAAGAAGCAATGTCACTCGATCATTATCAAACTGACTGCAATCTTTTTCTGTCCGCGAGGATCCCACCAGAGCGCCTTCTACTTGTAATAGGCCATGAACTAGATCAGAATCATTCTCAACGAGTCCATAAGAAGTGATCCCATTTCTTTCATCGGGTCCGGGTAGAGACCAAAGATCTTGAGCGACCGATCCGGCGGAACAACTCAAAAGATAAAGAAGTATCGTTAATTTCTTCATGCTAGTTCCAAGTTCGAAGTACCATTTGTACAAATAGGAATCCCCTTCGTTACATGATTTCTTCttaatatagatagatataggATCTATGGGGCAATTACTTAGAAGTACATTTTGTGCTACAGCCCTTCCGATCTGATAGAAAAGGATCCCATGATCCTGAACCGATCTTACCTGGGATCGCAAATCCCAAGTTTGTCTATGAAAAGCGGATCTAATTGTATTAGTGTCTATAATTGATTTCTTCTGTGTAAT
Protein-coding regions in this window:
- the LOC135150666 gene encoding protein Ycf2, which gives rise to MKGHQFKFWIFELREILREIKNSHYFLDSWTQFNSVGSFIHIFFHQEHFIKLFDPRIWSILLSRNSQGSTSNRYFTIKGVVILFVVAVLIYRINSRNMVERKNLYLIGLLPIPMNSIGPRNDTLEESVGSSNINRLIVSLLYLPKGKKISESCFLNPKESTWVLPITKKCSMPESNWGSRWWRNWIGKKRDSSQLKGSSDQSRDPLDSISNEDSEYHTLINQRKIQQLKERSILWDPSFLQTERTEIESDRFPKSLSGYSSMSRLFTEREKQVINHLLPEEIEEFLGNPTRSVRSFFSDRWSELHLGSNPTERSTRDHKLLKKQQDLSFVPSRRSEKKEMVNIFKIITYLQNTVSIHPISSYPGCDMVPKDEPDMDSSNKISFLNKNPFLDLFHLFHDRNMGGYTLHHDFESEERFQEMADLFTLSITEPDLVYHKGFAFSIDSYGLDQKQFLNEVFNSRDESKKKSLLALPPFFYEENESFYRRIIKKWVRISCGNDLEDPKPKKMVFASNNLNVLNRFFLMNRSDRNFEYGIQRDQIGKDTLNHRTRMKYMINQHLSNLKKSQKRWFDPLILISRTERSTNRDPDAYRYKWSNGSNNFQEHLDHFVSERKSRFRVVFDRLRINQYSIDWSEVIDKKGLSKPFRFFLSKSLLFLSKSLLFLSKFLFFLSNSLPFFFVSFGNIPIHRSEIYIYELKGPNDQLCNQLLESIGLQIVHLKKLKPFLLDDHDTSQKSKFLINGGTISPFLFNKIPKWMIYSFHTRNNRRKSFANTDSYFSTIFHDQDYWLNPVKPFHRSSLISSFYKANQLRFLNNPHHFCFYCNKRFPFYVEKARINNSDFTYGQFLNILFIHNKIFSLCVGKKKHAFWGRDTISPIESRVSNIFIPNDFPQGGGDETYNLYKSSHFPSRSDPFVRRAIYSIADISGTPLTEGQIVNFERTYCQPLSDLNLSDSEGKNSHQYLNFNSNMGLIHTPCSEKYLPSEKRKNRSLFLKKYVEKGQMYRTFQRDSAFSTLSKWNLFQTYIPWFLTSTGHKYLNWIFLDTFSGLLPIHLLPIHRLPILSSSQKFVSIFHDIMHVLDISWRILQKKLGLPQRNPIRKISSKCLHNLLLSEEMIHRNNESPLISTHLRSPNVREFLYSILFLLLVAGYLVRTHLIFVSRASSELQIEFEKVKSLMISSYMIELRKLLDRYPTSEPNSFWLKNLFLVALEQLGDSLEEIWGFASGGNMLLGGDSAYGVKSIRSKKKYLNINLIDLISIIPNPISRITFSRNTRHLSHTSKEIYSLIRKRKNVNGDWIDDKIESWVANSDSIDDEEREFLVQLSTLTTEKRIDQILLSLTHSDHLSKNDSGYQMIEQRGAIYLRYLVDIHKKYLMNYEFNTSCLAERRIFLAHYQTITYSQTSCGANSFHLPSHGKPFSLRLALSPSRGILVIGSIGTGRSYLVKYLATNSYVPFITVFLNKFLDNLSEDIDASEDIDASEDIDASEDIDASDDIDRDLHTELELLTMDMMSEKDRFYITLQFELAKAMSPCIIWIPNIHDLDVNESNYFSLGLLVNHLSRDCERCSTRNILVIASTHIPQKVDPALIAPNKLNTCIKIRRLLIPQQRKHFFTLSYTRGFRLEKKMFHTNGFGSITMGSNARDLVALTNEALSISITQKKSIIDTNTIRSAFHRQTWDLRSQVRSVQDHGILFYQIGRAVAQNVLLSNCPIDPISIYIKKKSCNEGDSYLYKWYFELGTSMKKLTILLYLLSCSAGSVAQDLWSLPGPDERNGITSYGLVENDSDLVHGLLQVEGALVGSSRTEKDCSQFDNDRVTLLLRPEPRNPLDMMQNGSCSILDQRFLYEKNESEFEEGEGALDPQQIEEDLFNHIVWAPRIWHPWGILFDCIERPNELGFPYWSRSFRGKRILYDEEDELQENDSEFLQSGTMQYQTRDRSSKEQGFFRISQFIWDPADPLFVLFKDQSSVSVFSHRELFADEEMSKGLLTSQTDPPTSIYKRWFIKKTQEKHFELLINRQRWFRTTSSLSNGSFRSNTLSESYQYLSNLFLSNGTLLDQMTKTLLRKRWLFPDEMKIGFMEQEKDFPFLSRKVMWP